A DNA window from Halomicrobium mukohataei DSM 12286 contains the following coding sequences:
- a CDS encoding GNAT family N-acetyltransferase: protein MEFVLLGWPPDGPTLELDYRTFSYAGKFVMSATGKSVAREDGEIVAAVAFNEDRTDETTLWLRYVTVREDRRGEGIGPRLLSFTRSRAADSGYDSLRIAVNNPFAYEAGYCAGFAYTGETTGIAELVLAWPGDRSPARYRSGLERYRERDLSPEEVAFLDDRRGADPPATVAVPSPDGV from the coding sequence ATGGAGTTCGTCCTGCTGGGGTGGCCGCCGGACGGCCCGACGCTCGAACTGGACTACCGGACGTTCAGCTACGCGGGCAAGTTCGTCATGTCCGCCACCGGCAAGAGTGTCGCACGCGAGGACGGCGAAATCGTCGCTGCGGTCGCGTTCAACGAAGACCGCACCGACGAGACGACCCTCTGGCTGCGCTACGTCACGGTCCGCGAGGATCGCCGCGGCGAGGGGATCGGTCCCAGACTGCTCTCGTTTACGCGCTCTCGGGCCGCCGACTCCGGGTACGACTCGCTTCGGATCGCGGTCAACAACCCCTTCGCCTACGAGGCCGGCTACTGCGCGGGCTTTGCCTACACCGGCGAGACGACCGGCATCGCCGAACTCGTGCTCGCGTGGCCCGGCGACCGGTCGCCAGCGCGCTACCGGTCCGGTCTGGAACGCTACCGCGAACGCGACCTCAGTCCCGAAGAAGTCGCCTTTCTCGACGACCGTCGCGGTGCCGATCCACCGGCGACGGTCGCCGTCCCGTCACCCGACGGGGTCTGA
- a CDS encoding rubrerythrin-like domain-containing protein: MRPSATTTERELYECFDCGQRRQSTTDRTCEECGGTLRNIHRSRDL; encoded by the coding sequence ATGCGCCCGAGTGCCACGACGACAGAGAGAGAACTGTACGAATGTTTCGATTGCGGCCAGCGCCGGCAGTCGACGACCGACCGCACCTGCGAGGAGTGTGGCGGCACGCTCCGGAACATCCACCGTTCGCGGGACCTGTAG
- a CDS encoding class I SAM-dependent methyltransferase — MHGDAAVFDRFAWAYDRLMPSADAGALAAGLAEADRDVDRVVDVAGGSGRALRAVSAGERLVVDAARGMLRQATRHGLATVQGDAAALPLADDSADAVTIVDALHHLPDRDGAIREAERVLAPGGVLVVADFDPSTIRGRGLVAAEHLVGFASRFDTPEQLHRRMAAAGLEPVIVEDGFGYVVAGVRSTA, encoded by the coding sequence ATGCACGGCGATGCCGCAGTCTTCGATCGGTTCGCCTGGGCGTACGACCGCCTGATGCCGTCGGCGGACGCAGGTGCGCTCGCGGCCGGACTCGCCGAGGCCGACAGAGACGTGGACCGCGTCGTCGACGTAGCCGGCGGCAGCGGTCGCGCACTCAGAGCGGTCTCGGCCGGTGAACGACTCGTCGTCGACGCCGCCCGTGGGATGCTCCGGCAGGCCACGCGCCACGGGCTGGCGACCGTCCAGGGCGACGCGGCGGCGCTGCCACTCGCAGACGACAGCGCCGACGCAGTGACTATCGTCGACGCCTTGCACCACCTCCCGGACCGCGACGGGGCGATCCGCGAGGCCGAGCGCGTGCTCGCACCGGGCGGGGTCCTCGTGGTGGCAGACTTCGATCCGTCGACGATCAGGGGGCGGGGGCTGGTCGCCGCAGAACACCTGGTCGGCTTCGCCTCTCGCTTCGACACGCCCGAGCAGCTCCACCGACGGATGGCCGCCGCGGGGCTGGAGCCGGTGATCGTCGAAGACGGGTTCGGCTACGTCGTGGCCGGCGTCCGTTCGACGGCGTGA
- a CDS encoding DUF3054 domain-containing protein — MSVSSSVGRRVDPELSMVLLALGDVLAVTIFVGIGEITHGVDPIAQPGRVAGTLAPFLIGLAVVTVGGGLYTRDAIRSPGRAVSLIVPAWIVAVVVAQLLRATAVFPGNAAITFAIVSTIVGGVLLLVWRAVASVVL, encoded by the coding sequence ATGTCAGTCTCCTCGTCGGTCGGCCGGCGCGTCGATCCGGAACTGTCGATGGTCCTGCTCGCGCTGGGAGACGTGCTCGCGGTGACGATCTTCGTCGGCATCGGCGAGATCACCCACGGCGTCGACCCGATCGCACAGCCCGGCCGCGTCGCGGGAACGCTCGCGCCGTTCCTGATCGGACTCGCCGTCGTCACCGTCGGTGGCGGACTCTACACGCGAGACGCGATCAGGTCACCGGGGCGGGCGGTGTCGCTGATCGTGCCGGCGTGGATCGTGGCAGTCGTCGTCGCCCAGTTGCTCCGGGCGACGGCCGTCTTCCCCGGTAACGCCGCGATCACGTTCGCGATCGTCTCGACGATCGTCGGGGGAGTCCTGTTGCTCGTGTGGCGTGCCGTCGCGTCGGTGGTGCTCTGA
- a CDS encoding DUF7331 family protein, with product MSTNATDDVTDATTDEQTRRYAELTIGDDEFVIYDRENHQAWIQSTVALDVGTLQ from the coding sequence ATGAGCACGAATGCCACGGACGACGTGACGGACGCCACGACCGACGAGCAGACTCGGCGATACGCCGAACTCACTATCGGTGACGACGAGTTCGTGATCTACGACCGGGAGAACCATCAGGCGTGGATCCAGTCGACGGTGGCACTCGACGTAGGCACGCTCCAGTAG
- a CDS encoding ornithine cyclodeaminase family protein produces MSASDEPTLFLTSDDIDGLATMAEYVEAVRDGYRDRGHGAPARPRTTLYADSPAGMLTGYTAILPTVGAMGGYTYAAGFGGQDAHFVLPLFDAESGDPLAVFDGASLNPFKTGATGGVAIDELAPPRADDLALFGSGAQARAQLKAAAAVRELERVEVYSPTADSRMSFAAEMNEQLDATVAAVASPSAAIEGADIVVTATNASEPVFDGSELEPGTHVTAMGQYHPEKREVDATTIERATYVTDLRERVANDAGAFIHAVEEGVVDEDHVHAELGEIVAGTAQGRTSEDEITLFDSGGTAIETVAAAQMLLERARERGLGEEIEFAPASEALTGR; encoded by the coding sequence ATGTCCGCTTCCGACGAACCGACGCTGTTCCTGACGAGTGACGACATCGACGGACTCGCGACGATGGCGGAGTACGTCGAAGCCGTTCGCGACGGCTACCGCGACCGAGGCCACGGCGCGCCGGCCCGGCCCAGAACGACGCTGTACGCCGACTCACCGGCCGGAATGCTGACGGGATACACGGCAATCTTGCCGACGGTGGGCGCGATGGGTGGCTACACCTACGCCGCCGGTTTCGGCGGGCAGGACGCTCACTTCGTGTTGCCCCTGTTCGACGCCGAGAGCGGCGATCCCCTCGCGGTGTTCGACGGCGCGTCGCTGAACCCCTTCAAGACCGGAGCGACCGGCGGCGTCGCGATCGACGAACTCGCCCCGCCACGCGCGGACGACCTCGCTCTGTTCGGGAGCGGAGCGCAGGCGCGCGCACAGCTGAAGGCCGCCGCCGCGGTCCGGGAGCTGGAGCGCGTCGAAGTGTACTCTCCGACCGCCGACAGCCGGATGTCCTTCGCGGCCGAGATGAACGAACAGCTTGATGCGACCGTCGCGGCCGTCGCGTCGCCGTCGGCGGCCATCGAGGGCGCAGACATCGTCGTAACGGCCACGAACGCCAGCGAACCGGTGTTCGACGGCTCGGAGCTGGAACCGGGCACCCACGTGACGGCGATGGGCCAGTACCACCCCGAGAAACGTGAGGTCGACGCGACGACGATCGAGCGGGCGACGTACGTCACGGACCTCCGCGAGCGGGTCGCGAACGACGCCGGTGCGTTCATCCACGCCGTCGAGGAGGGCGTCGTCGACGAGGACCACGTCCACGCCGAACTGGGCGAGATCGTCGCCGGCACGGCGCAAGGCCGGACCAGCGAAGACGAGATCACGCTGTTCGACAGCGGCGGGACGGCCATCGAGACGGTCGCGGCCGCACAGATGCTGTTGGAGCGAGCGCGCGAGCGCGGGCTCGGCGAGGAGATCGAGTTCGCGCCGGCCAGCGAAGCGCTGACGGGACGCTAG
- a CDS encoding presenilin family intramembrane aspartyl protease PSH: MEERKRVALGLGIVVAIFLFVQLGALALVEPFDQVYDPVENPQDPTNTIYYVVAILVATGVMLAAFKLGVDELIRLLVVGSGAWLSLYVFSVLVPPAPPVLGINAIALAGAVAIGVGLYVYPEWYVIDTAGALMGAAGAGLFGISFGVLPALLLLTVLAVYDAISVYGTEHMLTLANGVMDLKVPVVLVIPLTLSYSFLDSDTPDATAQTSAEDDGSAADDDTAATPVTDSDGGVAVDADDPVEGVAEEGPLERDALFIGLGDVVIPTVLVASAAHFAGETTPEVLSIPLPALTAMVGSFVGLAVLMRMVLKGRAHAGLPLLNGGTIGGYLVGALLSGLTLIDALGLAPYF; the protein is encoded by the coding sequence ATGGAGGAGCGAAAGCGCGTCGCTCTGGGGCTCGGGATCGTCGTCGCGATCTTCCTGTTCGTCCAGCTGGGCGCTCTGGCGCTGGTCGAACCCTTCGACCAGGTGTACGATCCGGTCGAGAACCCCCAGGACCCGACGAACACGATCTACTACGTCGTCGCCATCCTCGTCGCCACCGGCGTGATGCTCGCGGCGTTCAAACTCGGCGTCGACGAGCTGATCCGGTTGCTGGTGGTCGGCTCCGGTGCCTGGCTCTCGCTGTACGTCTTCAGCGTCCTCGTCCCGCCCGCACCGCCGGTGTTAGGGATCAACGCCATCGCACTCGCCGGTGCGGTCGCCATCGGTGTCGGCCTGTACGTCTACCCGGAGTGGTACGTCATCGACACCGCCGGGGCGCTGATGGGAGCCGCGGGAGCCGGGTTGTTCGGCATCAGCTTCGGCGTCTTGCCGGCGTTGCTCCTGTTGACCGTGCTCGCGGTCTACGACGCGATCAGCGTCTACGGGACCGAACACATGCTGACGCTTGCGAACGGCGTCATGGACCTGAAGGTGCCGGTCGTGCTGGTCATTCCGCTGACGCTGTCGTACTCGTTTCTCGACAGCGACACTCCCGACGCGACGGCCCAGACGAGTGCCGAAGACGACGGGAGCGCCGCGGACGACGACACGGCGGCCACGCCGGTCACCGACAGTGACGGCGGCGTAGCCGTCGACGCCGACGACCCCGTGGAGGGGGTCGCCGAGGAAGGCCCGCTCGAACGTGACGCCCTGTTCATCGGTCTGGGCGACGTGGTGATTCCGACCGTGCTCGTGGCGAGTGCCGCACACTTCGCGGGCGAGACGACGCCGGAAGTACTGTCGATCCCGCTACCGGCGCTGACTGCGATGGTCGGATCGTTCGTCGGACTCGCCGTCCTCATGCGGATGGTACTGAAAGGACGCGCACACGCCGGCCTCCCGCTGCTCAACGGCGGGACCATCGGCGGGTACCTCGTCGGCGCACTCCTCAGCGGCCTGACGCTGATCGACGCGCTCGGGCTGGCACCGTACTTCTAG
- a CDS encoding H/ACA ribonucleoprotein complex subunit GAR1, with product MKRVGEVVRIAQGLAIVRSGDDGYPGFGTEVVTEDLATAGSVVDVFGPVENPYVAVTPDDEVRLPTLVGQRLYAR from the coding sequence ATGAAACGCGTCGGCGAGGTCGTCCGGATCGCACAGGGGCTGGCGATCGTCCGCTCGGGCGACGACGGCTACCCCGGCTTTGGCACCGAGGTCGTGACGGAGGATCTCGCGACTGCCGGCTCGGTGGTCGACGTGTTCGGCCCCGTCGAGAACCCCTACGTCGCCGTCACGCCCGACGACGAGGTGCGGCTCCCGACGCTGGTCGGCCAGCGGCTGTACGCCCGGTAG
- the srp19 gene encoding signal recognition particle subunit SRP19, translating to MVENVIWPAALDAALSRNEGRRVSREQAVPEPTVDEIAKAVQQVGYDAVIEREKTYPREYEPRGRVLVKDADDATKSDLLGAVAAYLQALRA from the coding sequence ATGGTCGAGAACGTCATCTGGCCGGCCGCGCTCGACGCGGCGCTGTCCCGCAACGAGGGCCGGCGTGTCTCGCGCGAACAGGCCGTCCCCGAGCCGACGGTCGACGAGATCGCGAAGGCAGTCCAGCAGGTCGGTTACGACGCCGTCATCGAACGCGAGAAGACGTATCCCCGCGAGTACGAACCGCGGGGGCGCGTCCTCGTGAAAGACGCCGACGACGCGACCAAGAGCGACCTGCTGGGTGCCGTCGCGGCGTACCTGCAGGCCCTGCGGGCATGA
- a CDS encoding PGF-CTERM-anchored ABC transporter substrate-binding protein, which produces MRRFSAVVFAAVLVLSAVAVPVTATTSDVQSDGCEFPHSTTDATGTEVTLDSAPDRVVALQPSDAQTMWEIGARDQVAGMPRNANTAYLNDTGNRTDVTNDDGTTDVEAVVGANPDLVLAANATRSDTVDQLRNAGLTVYHFPLATSLDDIANNTETVGRLTGNCEGATETVAEMDERVETVRETVSDRDRPRVLYYFYQYTTGNETHIHDLIETAGGQNVAAEAGLSGYQPINAEVVADSDPQWLVYPSDASQPTGAPYNETTAVQREQVLSVDANYVSQPAPRVVLALEAMAEAFHPDAFETATTSATPATTESATPDTITESETPDTVTESATPDIVTESATVTTDGSGPGFGLVGTVLALVATLALGVRRKGS; this is translated from the coding sequence ATGAGACGATTCAGTGCGGTGGTGTTCGCGGCAGTGCTCGTGCTCTCTGCCGTCGCCGTCCCGGTGACGGCGACCACGAGCGACGTACAGAGCGACGGCTGTGAGTTCCCTCACTCGACGACCGACGCGACCGGCACGGAGGTCACCCTCGACAGCGCGCCAGACCGCGTCGTCGCGCTCCAGCCCAGCGACGCCCAGACGATGTGGGAGATCGGCGCGCGCGACCAGGTCGCGGGTATGCCCCGGAACGCCAACACGGCGTACCTGAACGACACCGGGAACCGAACGGACGTGACCAACGACGACGGCACGACCGACGTGGAGGCCGTCGTCGGGGCGAACCCGGACCTCGTGTTGGCAGCCAACGCGACTCGCAGCGACACCGTCGACCAGCTCCGGAACGCGGGGCTGACGGTGTATCACTTCCCGCTGGCGACGAGCCTGGACGACATCGCGAACAACACCGAGACGGTCGGTCGGCTCACCGGCAACTGCGAGGGCGCGACCGAGACCGTCGCAGAGATGGACGAACGCGTCGAGACCGTCCGAGAGACGGTCTCGGATCGCGACCGGCCGCGCGTCCTCTACTACTTCTACCAGTACACCACCGGCAACGAGACGCACATCCACGACCTGATCGAGACCGCGGGCGGCCAAAACGTCGCCGCCGAGGCTGGCCTCTCGGGCTACCAGCCGATCAACGCCGAGGTCGTCGCGGACAGCGACCCGCAGTGGCTCGTCTACCCGTCTGACGCTTCCCAGCCGACCGGTGCGCCGTACAACGAGACGACCGCCGTCCAGCGGGAACAGGTGCTCTCCGTCGACGCCAACTACGTGAGCCAGCCCGCCCCCCGCGTCGTCCTCGCGCTGGAGGCGATGGCCGAGGCGTTCCACCCGGACGCCTTCGAGACGGCGACCACAAGCGCGACGCCAGCGACGACAGAGTCCGCGACGCCCGACACGATCACCGAAAGCGAGACGCCCGACACCGTTACCGAGAGCGCGACGCCGGACATCGTGACCGAGAGTGCCACGGTGACGACAGACGGGAGCGGTCCCGGCTTCGGCCTCGTCGGCACGGTCCTGGCCCTCGTCGCGACGCTCGCACTCGGCGTCCGTCGGAAAGGCTCATAA
- the btuC gene encoding vitamin B12 ABC transporter permease BtuC gives MSSRHWLVFSLLSAILLATVLTSATIGPVSIDLPTVARAATNAVGVPVGLALESEHAGLFGVEFSLPVPSVEYRYPFAFDVPETSETIVRQIRLPRIVLGAVVGFALAAAGTVMQGFFRNPLADPSIIGVSSGAAVGAVAAIVFTVALPLPAMAFAGALLAAFGVYAIATQNGETPVATLLLAGVAVQTFLGAVISYMLVQSGESLREAVFWLMGHLHNSTWAEVEATLPVAVLAVGVLYAYAHDLNVLLMGEADAHALGIEVERTKRILLALASVVTAAAVAVTGVIGFVGLVVPHVMRLLVGPDHRILLPTSALAGASFLVAADTLARSGAAEVPVGIVTAAIGAPFFLYLLRRREVHTV, from the coding sequence GTGTCGTCCCGTCACTGGCTCGTCTTCTCCCTGCTGTCCGCGATCTTGCTGGCGACGGTACTGACGAGTGCGACGATCGGGCCGGTCTCGATCGACCTGCCGACGGTCGCGAGGGCGGCGACCAACGCCGTCGGCGTCCCGGTCGGCCTCGCCCTGGAGAGCGAGCACGCCGGACTGTTCGGCGTCGAGTTCTCGCTTCCCGTCCCGTCGGTCGAGTACCGCTACCCCTTCGCCTTCGACGTGCCGGAGACCAGCGAGACGATCGTTCGCCAGATCCGCCTGCCGCGGATCGTCCTCGGTGCCGTCGTCGGCTTCGCGCTGGCGGCTGCCGGCACCGTCATGCAGGGGTTCTTCCGGAACCCGCTGGCGGACCCGTCGATCATCGGCGTCTCGTCCGGGGCGGCCGTCGGCGCGGTCGCCGCGATCGTGTTCACCGTCGCGCTCCCGCTTCCCGCGATGGCGTTTGCCGGCGCGTTGCTGGCCGCCTTCGGCGTCTACGCGATCGCGACCCAGAACGGCGAGACGCCGGTCGCGACGCTACTGCTTGCCGGCGTCGCCGTCCAGACGTTTCTCGGCGCAGTCATCTCCTACATGCTCGTCCAGTCGGGCGAGAGCCTCCGCGAGGCGGTCTTCTGGCTGATGGGGCACCTCCACAACAGCACCTGGGCGGAGGTCGAGGCGACGCTGCCCGTGGCCGTCCTCGCCGTCGGCGTCCTCTACGCTTACGCCCACGATCTGAACGTCCTGCTGATGGGCGAAGCCGACGCCCACGCGCTGGGCATCGAAGTCGAGCGAACCAAGCGGATCTTGCTCGCGCTGGCGAGCGTCGTCACCGCGGCCGCGGTCGCGGTCACGGGCGTCATCGGCTTCGTCGGGCTCGTCGTTCCCCACGTGATGCGCCTGCTGGTCGGCCCCGACCACCGGATTCTCCTGCCGACCAGCGCGCTCGCTGGCGCGTCGTTTCTCGTCGCCGCCGATACGCTCGCCCGCAGCGGCGCGGCGGAAGTACCGGTCGGGATCGTCACCGCCGCCATCGGCGCGCCCTTCTTCCTGTACTTGCTCCGGCGACGGGAGGTCCACACCGTATGA
- a CDS encoding ATP-binding cassette domain-containing protein — MIEVESVDVSLGDTEILRDVSLRVPAGEFVGLVGPNGAGKTTLLRTVNGAIDPDAGRVLVDGDRMSDLSSRAGSRRVATVPQDTGTRFAFSVEDVVAMGRTPHRSRFGSDDGGDAVERALERTSTASFRDRRISTLSGGERQRVFVARAIAQEAPALVLDEPTASLDVNHATRTLSLVCELVADGRAVLGAIHDLEAAARFCDRLVMLADGEVVASGAPADVLTADALATSFDMESVVTRNPVTGAPTVTPLSDTGDERRSVHVLGGGRVGAAVVARLHAAGFGVTAGPVPEGDELLGVSERLDVPTETVPPMSALDGSTLAAAGERIDEADVTVLADLTLTPDGGLLDLAAEAGQTVVVEERPLDERDRAGTDQRRRYERLRERVTTSGLDDVAATVRSVGADAGRHVSRRGI, encoded by the coding sequence ATGATCGAGGTCGAATCCGTAGACGTGTCGCTAGGGGACACAGAGATATTGCGTGACGTGTCGCTGCGGGTTCCGGCCGGCGAGTTCGTCGGACTCGTCGGTCCGAACGGCGCGGGCAAGACGACGCTGTTGCGCACGGTCAACGGCGCGATCGATCCCGACGCGGGGCGGGTCCTCGTCGACGGGGATCGGATGAGCGATCTCTCCTCGCGGGCCGGGAGCCGCCGCGTCGCGACGGTCCCCCAGGACACCGGAACGCGGTTCGCGTTCAGCGTCGAGGACGTGGTCGCGATGGGCCGGACCCCGCATCGCTCGCGCTTCGGTTCCGACGACGGCGGCGACGCCGTCGAGCGCGCGCTCGAACGCACGTCGACCGCGTCGTTTCGCGATCGGCGGATCAGCACGCTCAGCGGGGGCGAGCGCCAGCGGGTCTTCGTCGCCCGCGCGATCGCTCAGGAGGCTCCGGCGCTCGTCCTCGACGAGCCGACGGCCAGTCTCGACGTGAACCACGCGACACGGACGCTCTCGCTCGTGTGCGAGCTCGTGGCCGACGGCCGGGCCGTGCTGGGAGCGATCCACGACCTGGAGGCCGCCGCACGCTTTTGCGATCGCCTGGTCATGCTCGCAGACGGCGAGGTCGTCGCGTCGGGCGCGCCGGCCGACGTGCTCACGGCAGACGCGCTGGCGACGAGTTTCGACATGGAGAGTGTCGTCACGCGAAACCCCGTCACGGGAGCGCCGACGGTGACACCGCTGTCGGACACCGGCGACGAGCGGCGGTCCGTCCACGTGCTGGGTGGCGGGCGCGTTGGTGCGGCAGTCGTCGCGCGCCTCCACGCTGCCGGCTTCGGGGTCACTGCCGGCCCGGTGCCGGAGGGAGACGAACTGCTCGGCGTGAGCGAGCGACTGGACGTGCCGACCGAGACCGTCCCGCCGATGTCGGCGCTGGACGGGTCGACGCTCGCAGCGGCGGGCGAGCGGATCGACGAGGCCGACGTGACGGTGCTCGCCGATCTCACGCTGACGCCGGACGGGGGACTGCTCGACCTGGCCGCGGAGGCGGGGCAGACCGTCGTCGTCGAGGAGCGACCGCTCGACGAGCGCGACCGCGCTGGCACGGACCAGCGGCGTCGCTACGAGCGGCTCCGCGAGCGAGTCACCACGAGCGGGCTCGACGACGTGGCGGCGACCGTGCGGTCGGTCGGGGCAGACGCCGGCCGACACGTTAGCCGCCGAGGGATATAG
- a CDS encoding CAP domain-containing protein produces the protein MVNKAIVGILVLIVLTSLGVGVLIGTQLGGGDATAVPDTDSSDGSATGGGGDATTSTATASNETATAVESTETATATATPVQTTVPAREFDSEAIEREVLAAINEKRTEREIETFRNDTTTWQRLRTMVRSHSQAMAQERSVTFSAGGNSSSDRYENAGLYGRCQYQDPETGDIIRPTNKFQAVGSTVAGQAYQEGGQRRFNGNESQVATALVENWFDSSTYRPSLVNRGVELLAVGVTVTDDGRVYAATAICE, from the coding sequence ATGGTCAACAAAGCCATCGTGGGGATTCTCGTCCTCATCGTCCTGACGTCGCTCGGCGTCGGGGTGTTGATCGGGACGCAACTCGGTGGCGGTGACGCGACAGCGGTCCCCGATACCGACTCCAGTGACGGCTCCGCCACGGGGGGTGGCGGTGACGCCACGACGTCGACAGCGACAGCCTCCAACGAGACGGCGACGGCCGTCGAATCGACGGAGACGGCGACCGCGACCGCGACGCCGGTTCAGACGACGGTCCCCGCCCGCGAGTTCGACAGCGAAGCGATCGAGCGAGAGGTACTCGCGGCCATCAACGAGAAGCGCACCGAACGGGAAATTGAGACGTTCAGGAACGACACCACCACCTGGCAGCGGCTCCGGACGATGGTCCGATCGCACAGCCAGGCGATGGCCCAGGAGCGGAGTGTGACGTTCTCGGCCGGTGGCAACAGTAGCTCCGACCGGTACGAAAACGCGGGCCTGTACGGTCGGTGTCAGTACCAGGACCCCGAGACCGGCGACATAATCCGGCCAACCAACAAGTTCCAGGCCGTCGGAAGCACGGTCGCCGGCCAGGCCTACCAGGAAGGCGGACAGCGCCGGTTCAACGGGAACGAATCACAGGTCGCGACGGCGCTCGTCGAGAACTGGTTCGACTCGTCGACCTACCGACCGTCGCTGGTCAACAGGGGCGTCGAGTTGCTGGCCGTCGGCGTCACTGTCACCGACGACGGCAGGGTGTACGCGGCGACGGCGATCTGCGAGTAG
- a CDS encoding MaoC family dehydratase, producing MEYFEELTVGHTESFGRYEVTEDEIVSFAEQYDPQSFHTDADAARDSMFGGLVASGWHTAAMTMRLLVDEYIASSRALGAAGVDELRWRNPVKPGDVLTVETEIVETEPWDESRGLVHVAIETTNNDGVPVQTMTALVLWERKEA from the coding sequence ATGGAGTACTTCGAGGAGCTCACGGTCGGGCACACGGAGTCGTTCGGTCGCTACGAGGTCACCGAAGACGAGATCGTCTCGTTCGCCGAGCAGTACGATCCACAGTCGTTTCACACCGACGCCGACGCGGCCCGGGATTCGATGTTCGGGGGGCTCGTCGCGAGCGGGTGGCACACCGCCGCCATGACGATGCGACTGCTCGTCGACGAGTACATCGCGTCGTCACGCGCGCTCGGTGCGGCCGGCGTCGACGAGCTCCGCTGGCGAAACCCGGTCAAGCCGGGCGACGTTCTGACCGTCGAGACGGAGATCGTCGAGACCGAACCGTGGGACGAGAGCCGCGGCCTCGTGCACGTCGCGATCGAAACCACGAACAACGATGGAGTCCCGGTCCAGACGATGACTGCGCTGGTCCTCTGGGAGCGAAAGGAAGCGTAA
- the coxB gene encoding cytochrome c oxidase subunit II, which yields MKRHRVGLVALFGAIAFAALTQPAVAQTSASETSELIWGLNMNLLYVAIPITVLVEGILIYTVWRFSKNDEPLPTMENRRLEITWTVATAIILLFVGVASYQVMAEPMVTAQSTQQLDTSEEPLEVEVVAQKYAWTFNYNGTAANTSQEYSADNRLSNGGTLVLPANRTVRLSVTSTDWLHAFHVPGLALKQDAMPGQHNTIQTRVTETGTYQLYCAEYCGSGHSQMLGEVRVLPQDEYQNWVEDQQSS from the coding sequence ATGAAGAGACATCGAGTCGGGCTCGTCGCGCTGTTCGGGGCGATCGCGTTCGCCGCCCTGACACAGCCGGCCGTCGCCCAGACGTCTGCCTCGGAGACGTCGGAGCTCATCTGGGGGCTCAACATGAACCTCCTGTACGTCGCGATCCCGATCACGGTGCTGGTCGAGGGCATCCTGATCTACACCGTGTGGCGGTTCAGCAAGAACGACGAGCCGCTCCCGACGATGGAGAACCGACGCCTCGAAATCACCTGGACGGTCGCGACCGCGATCATCCTCCTGTTCGTCGGCGTCGCGTCGTATCAGGTCATGGCCGAGCCGATGGTCACCGCCCAGTCGACACAGCAACTCGACACTAGCGAGGAGCCACTCGAAGTCGAAGTGGTGGCCCAGAAGTACGCCTGGACGTTCAACTACAACGGTACCGCCGCCAACACGTCCCAGGAGTACAGCGCCGACAACAGGCTGAGCAACGGCGGGACGCTGGTGTTGCCGGCCAACCGGACGGTCCGGCTGTCGGTCACCTCGACGGACTGGCTCCACGCCTTCCACGTTCCGGGGCTCGCGCTGAAACAGGACGCCATGCCCGGACAGCACAACACGATCCAGACACGCGTCACCGAGACCGGCACCTACCAGCTGTACTGTGCCGAATACTGTGGCTCGGGTCACTCGCAGATGCTCGGTGAGGTGCGCGTTCTCCCGCAAGACGAGTACCAGAACTGGGTCGAGGACCAGCAGTCTTCCTGA